In one Streptomyces sp. NBC_01288 genomic region, the following are encoded:
- a CDS encoding carbohydrate ABC transporter permease → MTAVAASLNDADADLIATAAEAPIALRTPSVGRPLLYGALVLCALLTLLPFFWVVSGSLRGLDEFRSDPGAWLPRHVTLDNFGRLFRTEGFGRFLTNSVLVALMVVIGNIVAASAAGYALAKLEFAGKRLAFGAVMAAMMVPFTTVFVTQFVITVDMGLADTLTGIALPGVALPLSVFIMRQYAQSVPDELLEAARIDGAGEFRIFFRVFLPLAGPAVATITIMSFLNSWNNFIWPLIVAQSTASYTLPVGLAATSQAAQHVTDYGLVLAGAIVVMLPVLVLFLFLQRYFVQGIAGSGMR, encoded by the coding sequence ATGACCGCCGTAGCCGCGTCGTTGAACGACGCCGACGCCGACCTGATCGCCACAGCCGCCGAGGCCCCAATCGCCCTACGCACACCGTCCGTTGGCCGACCCCTCCTGTACGGCGCGTTGGTGCTGTGCGCGCTGCTCACGCTGCTGCCCTTCTTCTGGGTGGTCAGCGGTTCGCTGCGCGGACTCGACGAGTTCCGCTCCGACCCGGGCGCGTGGCTGCCGCGGCACGTCACGCTCGACAACTTCGGGCGGCTGTTCCGGACCGAGGGCTTCGGGCGCTTCCTCACCAACAGTGTCCTGGTCGCCCTCATGGTGGTGATCGGCAACATCGTGGCGGCCTCGGCGGCCGGATACGCCCTGGCCAAGCTGGAGTTCGCGGGCAAGCGGCTCGCGTTCGGGGCGGTGATGGCGGCGATGATGGTGCCGTTCACGACGGTGTTCGTCACCCAGTTCGTGATCACCGTCGACATGGGCCTCGCCGACACGCTCACCGGCATCGCGCTGCCCGGTGTTGCGCTGCCGCTCTCGGTGTTCATCATGCGGCAGTACGCGCAGTCGGTGCCCGACGAGTTGCTGGAGGCGGCGCGCATCGACGGCGCGGGCGAGTTCCGGATCTTCTTCCGGGTCTTCCTGCCGCTGGCCGGTCCCGCGGTCGCGACGATCACGATCATGTCGTTCCTGAACTCGTGGAACAACTTCATCTGGCCGCTCATCGTCGCCCAGAGCACGGCGAGTTACACCCTCCCGGTCGGCCTCGCCGCCACCAGCCAGGCGGCCCAGCACGTCACCGACTACGGACTGGTCCTCGCCGGCGCGATCGTCGTGATGCTGCCGGTCCTCGTGCTCTTCCTGTTCCTCCAGCGGTACTTCGTGCAGGGCATCGCCGGATCTGGGATGCGGTGA
- a CDS encoding GMC oxidoreductase has product MTDTPHTDVLIVGSGIMGSVVARLLRESDPGLGITMVDGGSAIGEAPGLHLHDVADPDVWSRYNERVASGIQGMYTGAEVVREVADSLAGLTPGMFHALAFGEDAEAMPATALAWNAGGMGVHWTAATPWPAGPEVFDFGDPARWEADLDTARRLLAVSPSPIGPTEVGRTVLDVLRRRYDDTSPADRRPQPMPMAVTPTDSGPMPRTAPGTIFPAIAADDDPAFTLLTGTLATRLLISDGRTTGARLRRVADGTESALHADTVIVCADALRTPQLLFASGIRPGALGRYLNEHAFITAQVLLDLDRFGIALDDLPLARTGEFSTDSLWVPQNGSAQPFHGQIMNRTYVDEDGRPLAHAVGLSLLVPVESRPEHRLVFSELETDLAGLPRIGVEFAYTDTDRALIDRGLAEVRSLAEEFGPFDPATELALLPPGSSLHLTGTVRSGTADDGTSVCDPDGRVWGFDNLYVAGTGVIPTPMAANVTLTGAVTAVRTARAVTTRTAPLAAR; this is encoded by the coding sequence GTGACCGACACCCCGCACACCGACGTCCTCATCGTGGGCAGCGGCATCATGGGTTCCGTGGTGGCCCGGCTGCTGCGGGAGAGCGATCCGGGGCTGGGCATCACGATGGTCGACGGCGGCAGCGCGATCGGCGAGGCGCCCGGGCTGCATCTGCACGACGTCGCCGACCCGGACGTCTGGTCGCGGTACAACGAGCGGGTCGCATCCGGCATCCAGGGCATGTACACCGGCGCCGAGGTGGTGCGCGAGGTCGCGGACAGCCTCGCCGGACTGACGCCCGGCATGTTCCACGCGCTGGCCTTCGGCGAGGACGCCGAGGCGATGCCGGCGACCGCGCTGGCGTGGAACGCCGGCGGCATGGGCGTCCACTGGACCGCCGCGACTCCGTGGCCGGCCGGACCCGAGGTCTTCGACTTCGGCGACCCGGCCCGCTGGGAGGCCGACCTGGACACCGCGCGCCGCCTGCTCGCCGTCTCCCCCTCCCCCATCGGCCCGACCGAGGTCGGCCGGACCGTCCTCGACGTCCTGCGCCGCCGCTACGACGACACCTCACCCGCCGACCGGCGCCCGCAGCCGATGCCCATGGCCGTCACGCCGACGGACTCGGGCCCCATGCCGCGCACGGCGCCGGGGACGATCTTCCCGGCGATCGCGGCGGACGACGACCCGGCGTTCACGCTGCTGACGGGGACCCTTGCGACCCGGTTGCTCATCTCGGACGGCCGGACCACCGGAGCCCGACTGCGCCGCGTCGCCGACGGCACCGAGTCCGCGCTCCACGCGGACACCGTGATCGTGTGCGCCGACGCGCTGCGCACCCCCCAACTGCTGTTCGCCTCGGGCATCCGCCCCGGCGCGCTGGGCCGTTACCTCAACGAGCACGCGTTCATCACCGCCCAAGTGCTCCTGGACCTGGACCGGTTCGGGATCGCCCTGGACGATCTGCCGCTCGCGCGCACCGGCGAGTTCAGCACGGACTCACTGTGGGTGCCGCAGAACGGGTCGGCACAGCCGTTCCACGGCCAGATCATGAACCGGACGTACGTCGACGAGGACGGCCGCCCGCTCGCCCACGCCGTGGGTCTGTCGCTGCTCGTCCCTGTCGAGTCGCGCCCCGAACACCGGCTCGTCTTCTCCGAGTTGGAGACCGACCTGGCTGGACTGCCGCGTATCGGTGTCGAGTTCGCGTACACGGACACGGACCGTGCGCTGATCGACCGGGGGCTCGCCGAAGTCCGGTCGCTGGCGGAGGAGTTCGGCCCCTTCGACCCCGCGACCGAACTCGCCCTGCTCCCGCCCGGCTCGTCCCTGCACCTGACCGGTACCGTCCGCTCGGGCACCGCCGACGACGGCACCAGCGTGTGCGACCCGGACGGCCGGGTGTGGGGCTTCGACAACCTGTACGTCGCCGGCACCGGCGTGATCCCCACTCCGATGGCCGCCAACGTGACGCTCACCGGCGCGGTGACCGCCGTACGGACCGCCCGTGCGGTGACCACCCGCACCGCGCCGCTCGCCGCGCGCTGA
- a CDS encoding sugar phosphate isomerase/epimerase family protein: MTPRFATDVVTFYHPDFWDLPSADAVRAWALAHPERFWERVMDALDEAGVTGIELTFAPGDIESALRAFGSAQGFRRELVSRGLAVVSAFVAGDDSPDWRDADNLPAIVSDAERRAAFLVDVGAELLVAGLPMRTTFGTRPPLFVDAPFMTRMADIAHAVGEAVSRQGVRLAFHTESNSTLWYERDIDLFMAFTDPRYVWLCPDSCHIALGGGDPVAVARRHARRVALAHWKDAVRPIDVELTIDETVFAQQQPYMAELGSGIVDWKGWADVMSRTPGADTVLIELDEAADPVAALLAGRAVASSVLP; the protein is encoded by the coding sequence GTGACCCCGCGTTTCGCGACCGATGTCGTCACCTTCTACCACCCGGACTTCTGGGATCTCCCCTCCGCGGACGCCGTACGCGCGTGGGCGCTGGCTCATCCCGAGCGTTTCTGGGAACGGGTGATGGACGCGCTGGACGAGGCAGGCGTCACGGGCATCGAACTCACCTTCGCGCCGGGCGACATCGAGTCGGCGCTGCGGGCCTTCGGCAGCGCGCAGGGCTTCCGCCGCGAGCTGGTGTCCCGGGGGCTGGCCGTCGTGAGCGCGTTCGTCGCCGGGGACGACAGCCCCGACTGGCGGGACGCCGACAACCTGCCCGCGATCGTCTCCGACGCCGAACGACGCGCGGCCTTCCTCGTCGATGTGGGGGCCGAACTCCTCGTCGCAGGACTCCCCATGCGCACGACGTTCGGAACCCGGCCGCCCCTCTTCGTCGACGCCCCGTTCATGACCCGCATGGCCGACATCGCCCACGCGGTGGGCGAGGCCGTCTCCCGGCAGGGCGTGCGGCTCGCCTTCCATACGGAGTCCAACAGCACGCTCTGGTACGAGCGCGACATCGACCTGTTCATGGCCTTCACCGATCCGCGCTACGTCTGGCTGTGCCCCGACTCCTGCCACATCGCGCTCGGCGGTGGTGATCCGGTGGCCGTGGCACGTCGTCACGCGCGGCGTGTCGCCCTGGCGCACTGGAAGGACGCGGTCAGGCCCATCGACGTGGAGCTCACGATCGACGAGACGGTCTTCGCCCAACAGCAGCCCTACATGGCCGAGTTGGGCTCGGGCATCGTCGACTGGAAGGGCTGGGCCGACGTGATGTCCCGTACACCCGGCGCCGACACGGTGCTCATCGAACTGGACGAGGCGGCCGATCCGGTCGCCGCGTTGCTGGCGGGGAGGGCGGTGGCGTCGTCGGTGCTGCCGTGA
- a CDS encoding nucleoside deaminase: MIDIVKEYRVALPAWIDDELTDVPAVVPGREDRMRLVHRLADRNWREGNGGPFAALVAERDSGRIVSVGVNIVLASGVSSAHAEVMALGLAQMATGGWDLGATGLPTHELVVNWRPCVQCYGATLWSGVRGLVVAGEGLELEEITTFDEGPLGADWAEQFEARGIEVVGDVLREEALTVFRNYREAVDEADGVVVYNARGGAE; the protein is encoded by the coding sequence GTGATCGACATCGTGAAGGAATACCGCGTGGCGCTGCCCGCGTGGATCGACGACGAGCTGACCGACGTGCCCGCCGTCGTCCCCGGCCGCGAGGACCGGATGCGCCTCGTGCACCGGCTCGCGGACCGCAACTGGCGGGAGGGGAACGGCGGTCCGTTCGCGGCTCTCGTCGCCGAGCGCGACTCCGGCCGGATCGTCTCGGTCGGCGTGAACATCGTGCTCGCCTCCGGAGTCTCCAGCGCCCACGCGGAGGTCATGGCCCTCGGCCTGGCCCAAATGGCCACCGGAGGCTGGGACTTGGGCGCCACCGGCCTCCCGACCCACGAGCTGGTCGTCAACTGGCGCCCCTGCGTCCAGTGTTACGGCGCCACCTTGTGGTCCGGGGTGCGCGGTCTGGTGGTCGCGGGCGAGGGCCTGGAGCTGGAGGAGATCACCACGTTCGACGAGGGCCCGCTCGGCGCGGACTGGGCCGAGCAGTTCGAGGCGCGGGGCATCGAGGTCGTAGGAGACGTTCTCCGGGAGGAGGCGCTGACGGTGTTCCGGAACTACCGCGAGGCCGTCGACGAGGCGGACGGTGTCGTCGTCTACAACGCGCGCGGAGGTGCCGAGTGA
- a CDS encoding ROK family transcriptional regulator, whose product MNQSAVRRVNTSVVLRALAVSAGPTTLTALAERAGLSRRTIELILDSLVEAGWVAELERIPISGSAGRPARRYELRAEHALLAAVYINTADASAVIADVRGRIVGRAHRPLRAYQDPRVTLDDAAALVREALDDAGGSPERLRAGAVAAGGAIDDEGVVRRLVHTTRWEGVHLPKELEQRVRMPWFADNDSNLGALAERWRGVAGDHDNVVWAILGNRTGLGILIRGAVHRGLDGAAGEIVEARSIPTGTVQDRPVALLSSPEAAQRTVARARFEAARAGDAEALAEVDEFVENITSILTTLSWTVAPSLIVLGGGLEDAADVLLPRVREAMRAARTPAIELRATGLGRDAALIGAVKLALDRMDTELFGPLVLSP is encoded by the coding sequence ATGAACCAGAGCGCCGTGCGGCGCGTCAACACCTCGGTCGTCCTGCGCGCGCTCGCGGTGTCCGCGGGGCCCACGACACTGACCGCGCTCGCCGAGCGGGCCGGACTGTCCCGCCGTACCATCGAGCTGATCCTGGACTCCCTCGTCGAGGCGGGCTGGGTGGCCGAGTTGGAGCGGATACCGATCAGCGGCTCTGCCGGGCGACCGGCCCGGCGGTACGAACTGCGCGCGGAACACGCCCTGTTGGCCGCCGTCTACATCAACACCGCTGACGCCTCGGCCGTGATCGCCGACGTACGCGGCCGTATCGTCGGCCGGGCGCACCGCCCGCTGCGCGCCTACCAGGACCCGCGGGTCACGCTCGACGACGCGGCGGCCCTGGTACGGGAGGCGCTCGACGACGCGGGCGGATCACCGGAGCGGCTGCGCGCGGGCGCGGTGGCGGCCGGTGGCGCCATCGACGACGAGGGTGTCGTACGACGCCTGGTGCACACCACGCGCTGGGAAGGTGTGCATCTGCCCAAGGAGCTCGAACAGCGCGTCCGGATGCCCTGGTTCGCGGACAACGACTCCAACCTCGGTGCGCTGGCGGAGCGTTGGCGCGGTGTGGCCGGTGATCACGACAATGTCGTGTGGGCGATCCTCGGCAACCGGACCGGTCTCGGCATCCTGATCCGCGGGGCCGTACACCGGGGCCTGGACGGCGCGGCGGGTGAGATCGTCGAGGCGCGGTCGATCCCGACCGGCACGGTCCAGGACCGCCCGGTGGCGTTGCTGAGTTCACCGGAGGCGGCCCAACGCACAGTGGCGCGGGCCAGGTTCGAGGCCGCCCGGGCCGGGGACGCCGAAGCGCTCGCCGAGGTCGACGAGTTCGTCGAGAACATCACCTCCATCCTCACCACCCTGTCGTGGACGGTCGCGCCCTCGCTCATCGTGCTGGGCGGTGGTCTGGAGGACGCGGCCGATGTGCTGCTCCCCCGGGTGCGCGAGGCGATGCGCGCCGCCCGTACCCCCGCGATCGAACTGCGCGCCACCGGCCTGGGCCGCGACGCCGCGCTGATCGGGGCCGTAAAGCTGGCACTCGACCGCATGGACACCGAGTTGTTCGGCCCGCTCGTCCTCAGTCCCTAA